The Pseudomonas azotoformans genome has a segment encoding these proteins:
- a CDS encoding SPOR domain-containing protein, giving the protein MAIAVLALAGCGEGKSVETPKPKPAVTESQPQTGAIAAQEWDVWVGPPDHKLQAITDLTAWLLEHGFNFYIVKVDGKDEVLLGPFATKAEAEAKQTLLNEKMARAKKTDTVSEIIEHNAAQ; this is encoded by the coding sequence ATGGCAATTGCGGTGTTGGCATTGGCCGGTTGTGGTGAAGGCAAAAGCGTCGAGACGCCCAAGCCCAAGCCTGCCGTGACCGAGAGCCAACCCCAGACCGGAGCAATTGCTGCCCAGGAATGGGACGTGTGGGTCGGCCCGCCGGACCACAAGTTGCAGGCAATCACCGACCTCACAGCCTGGCTGCTGGAGCATGGTTTCAATTTTTATATCGTGAAAGTGGATGGCAAGGACGAAGTCCTGCTGGGGCCGTTCGCAACCAAGGCGGAAGCCGAGGCCAAGCAGACCCTGCTTAACGAGAAAATGGCTCGCGCCAAGAAAACCGACACTGTGT
- the csrA gene encoding carbon storage regulator CsrA, whose protein sequence is MLILTRKVGESINIGDDITITILGVSGQQVRIGINAPKDVAVHREEIYQRIQAGLTAPDKNQTP, encoded by the coding sequence ATGCTTATACTCACCCGCAAAGTTGGTGAAAGCATAAACATCGGTGATGACATCACGATCACCATCCTGGGCGTAAGCGGCCAGCAAGTACGAATCGGCATCAACGCACCTAAGGATGTTGCCGTGCATCGCGAGGAGATCTACCAGCGCATCCAGGCCGGCCTGACTGCTCCGGACAAAAACCAGACACCTTGA
- a CDS encoding HAD family hydrolase encodes MSNRGSAVFNRRYRAFLFDMDGTLLNSIAAAERVWSIWAQRHGLDAPAFLKTIHGARAIDTITRQALPGIDPEVEAQWITEAEINDVEGVVAIPGAVTFLSSLPGDQWALVTSAPRELALRRLQAAGIAPPAVMVTAEDVAVGKPNPACYVLGAQRLGVPVEDCLVFEDATVGIRAGEAAGMDVMVVTSTHHTVMLTEHPSIDGYEQLKARRDTDGLLHVQRATV; translated from the coding sequence GTGTCCAACCGAGGTTCAGCCGTGTTCAACCGCCGTTACCGTGCCTTTCTGTTTGATATGGATGGGACGTTGCTCAACTCCATTGCTGCCGCGGAGCGCGTGTGGAGCATCTGGGCGCAGCGCCATGGTTTGGATGCGCCAGCGTTCTTGAAGACCATCCACGGTGCCCGTGCAATCGACACCATCACGCGCCAGGCACTGCCTGGCATCGATCCTGAGGTCGAAGCGCAGTGGATCACCGAGGCAGAAATCAATGATGTAGAGGGCGTTGTCGCGATCCCCGGGGCCGTCACGTTCCTGAGTAGCCTGCCGGGCGATCAATGGGCGCTGGTCACCTCGGCACCCAGGGAGCTTGCGTTGCGTCGCCTGCAAGCGGCGGGCATCGCACCGCCAGCGGTGATGGTCACGGCCGAAGATGTTGCCGTCGGCAAGCCAAACCCCGCCTGCTACGTGCTGGGGGCGCAACGCCTGGGCGTACCGGTAGAGGATTGCCTGGTGTTTGAAGATGCGACGGTCGGCATTCGCGCAGGAGAGGCGGCAGGGATGGATGTGATGGTCGTGACGTCAACGCATCACACGGTCATGCTTACCGAGCATCCTTCGATTGATGGGTATGAACAGCTAAAGGCACGGCGTGACACGGACGGTTTGTTGCACGTACAGCGTGCGACAGTGTGA
- a CDS encoding alpha/beta fold hydrolase encodes MKPASKLCLVAASLLMLGTGTAMAGTVAPVKANNVVLVHGSWADGSSWSEVITRLQAAGLHVTAVQNPLTSVADDVAATNRVLDQQDGPTVLVGHSYAGTVVSDAGANPKVSSLVYVAARAPDANEDFVALSAKYPTMPVRAGVEDHDGYLTLSQDAFLKYFATDVPHAKAMELYAVQQPITKALFSGRTVNAAWHTKPSWYAVSANDQTINPDLERFLAKRMNATTVELPSSHLSLVSHAKEITDLILEASGRQP; translated from the coding sequence ATGAAACCTGCAAGCAAACTCTGCCTGGTCGCCGCCAGCCTACTGATGCTGGGCACCGGCACTGCCATGGCCGGCACCGTCGCGCCGGTCAAAGCCAATAACGTGGTGCTGGTACATGGCTCCTGGGCTGACGGGTCGAGCTGGTCCGAGGTGATTACCCGCCTCCAGGCCGCCGGGCTGCACGTCACTGCCGTGCAGAACCCGCTGACCTCGGTGGCCGACGATGTCGCCGCCACCAACCGTGTACTGGATCAACAAGACGGCCCTACCGTGTTGGTCGGCCATTCCTACGCCGGCACCGTGGTCAGCGACGCCGGAGCCAACCCGAAAGTCAGTTCACTGGTCTACGTGGCCGCCCGGGCTCCAGATGCCAACGAAGACTTCGTCGCGCTCTCAGCCAAGTATCCGACCATGCCGGTGCGCGCCGGTGTCGAAGATCACGACGGCTACCTCACCCTGAGCCAGGACGCCTTCCTCAAGTATTTCGCCACCGATGTGCCGCACGCGAAGGCCATGGAGCTGTACGCCGTGCAGCAACCCATCACAAAGGCCCTGTTCAGCGGCCGCACTGTCAATGCGGCCTGGCATACCAAGCCGTCTTGGTACGCGGTGTCCGCAAATGACCAGACCATCAACCCAGACCTTGAGCGCTTTCTCGCCAAGCGCATGAATGCCACCACTGTCGAGCTGCCATCGAGCCACTTGTCACTGGTGTCCCACGCCAAGGAAATCACCGACCTGATCCTCGAAGCCTCGGGCCGCCAGCCTTAA
- a CDS encoding DUF2790 domain-containing protein: protein MKLFILGFAALLATGSVLAAESVIHDKTGFFVHLDVAKVLSSTDTYGQCGIVPARLNYLDSQGREHVLDYQVQGIGCASDN, encoded by the coding sequence ATGAAACTGTTTATCCTCGGCTTTGCCGCTTTGCTCGCTACCGGTTCCGTGCTTGCAGCCGAATCCGTCATCCACGACAAAACCGGCTTTTTCGTCCATCTGGACGTCGCCAAAGTATTGTCGAGCACTGACACCTATGGCCAATGCGGCATCGTCCCCGCACGCCTCAACTACCTCGACAGCCAAGGCCGCGAACACGTGTTGGACTATCAGGTGCAGGGCATCGGTTGCGCCAGTGACAATTGA
- a CDS encoding heavy metal response regulator transcription factor, protein MNILVVEDEPKAGNYLLNGLQELGYSVSLARDGVDGLHQALETPFDVIVLDVMMPKMDGWEVLRRLRKEADTPVLFLTARDDIADRIKGLELGADDYLIKPFSFAELVARLRTLTRRGPSRDEEQLQIADLQIDVLKRRVTRAGTRITLTNKEFALLHLFATHQDQVLSRSMIASRVWDMNFDSDTNVVDVAVRRLRLKIDDPFQLKLIHSVRGIGYRFDTQP, encoded by the coding sequence ATGAACATCCTCGTAGTCGAAGACGAACCCAAGGCCGGCAATTACCTGCTCAATGGCCTGCAGGAACTGGGCTATTCCGTCAGCCTCGCCCGCGACGGCGTGGACGGTTTGCATCAGGCCCTGGAAACGCCGTTCGACGTGATCGTGCTGGATGTGATGATGCCAAAAATGGACGGCTGGGAAGTGCTGCGCCGCCTGCGCAAGGAAGCCGACACACCGGTACTTTTTCTGACGGCCCGCGATGACATTGCTGACCGCATCAAGGGCCTGGAACTGGGCGCCGACGATTACCTGATCAAGCCGTTTTCCTTCGCCGAACTGGTAGCACGCTTGCGCACCCTGACCCGCCGTGGCCCGAGCCGGGACGAGGAACAACTACAAATCGCCGACCTGCAGATCGACGTGCTGAAGCGTCGCGTTACCCGCGCCGGCACGCGCATTACCCTGACCAATAAAGAGTTCGCCCTGCTGCACCTGTTCGCAACACACCAGGACCAGGTGCTGTCCCGTTCGATGATCGCATCGCGGGTGTGGGACATGAATTTTGACAGCGACACCAATGTGGTAGACGTCGCCGTGCGGCGCCTGCGCTTGAAAATCGACGATCCGTTCCAGCTCAAGCTGATCCACAGCGTGCGCGGCATCGGCTACCGCTTCGATACCCAGCCATGA
- a CDS encoding heavy metal sensor histidine kinase — MNKHRHYSLTLRLALIFALLAFALLATLGVALYRELERELIMRDDAALIYRIDQLRNLLNDSNTLDLIKTKPELFQNMLGNRESVLSIAAPGQQPLLTVNPGNIDLPAIPPVPKNHELTFADVHHFPSINGAPFATVAASIDSGDLGSLQVTTGRLMTERTAVLASYRLSVYVLASIAAIILAVVGYLLVHRGLVPLRRLARHAQGIGVGNLAERLDSHGAPKELLPMIDSFNTMLERLAKGFVQLGQVSTDMAHELRTPINNLLGETQVALQQHRSIESYQQLLASNVEELERLARMLDNMLFLARTDPASALRQRQELNAADEVERIAEYFEGLAADRDISIRAEGDGVIWAEPMLLRRALANLCANAIKYGAPSTELVIQATPNNDGIHLSVSNHGETIAAEHLPRLFERFYRVDESRERSAQSNGLGLSIVATIMQLHNGQYSVSSEAGVTCFDLFFPKRED; from the coding sequence ATGAACAAACATCGTCATTATTCCCTGACGCTGCGTCTGGCGCTGATCTTCGCCCTGCTTGCCTTCGCCTTGCTGGCTACCCTGGGTGTGGCGCTGTACCGCGAACTAGAGCGCGAGCTGATCATGCGCGACGACGCGGCCTTGATCTACCGCATCGACCAATTGCGCAACCTGCTCAATGACAGCAATACCCTGGACCTGATCAAGACCAAGCCGGAACTGTTCCAGAACATGCTGGGCAACCGCGAATCGGTACTGAGCATCGCCGCGCCTGGGCAACAACCCTTGTTGACGGTCAATCCCGGCAATATCGATCTGCCTGCCATCCCCCCAGTGCCCAAAAATCACGAGTTGACGTTTGCTGACGTGCACCATTTCCCTAGCATTAACGGCGCACCCTTCGCGACCGTGGCCGCGTCCATCGACTCCGGCGATCTGGGCAGCCTGCAAGTCACCACCGGACGCCTGATGACCGAGCGCACCGCAGTGCTGGCCAGCTATCGTTTGAGCGTCTATGTCCTGGCGAGCATCGCTGCAATCATTCTGGCGGTGGTCGGTTATCTGCTGGTGCATCGTGGACTTGTACCGTTACGTCGCCTGGCCCGACACGCCCAAGGCATAGGCGTCGGCAATCTCGCCGAACGCCTCGACAGCCACGGCGCACCAAAAGAACTGCTACCGATGATTGATTCGTTCAACACCATGCTGGAGCGGCTGGCCAAAGGCTTTGTCCAACTGGGCCAAGTGTCTACCGACATGGCCCACGAACTGCGCACGCCCATCAACAACCTGCTGGGAGAAACCCAGGTCGCCCTGCAACAACACCGCAGCATCGAGAGCTACCAGCAGTTGCTGGCCTCCAATGTCGAAGAGCTTGAAAGACTGGCACGCATGCTCGACAACATGCTGTTCCTGGCCCGCACCGATCCGGCCAGCGCCCTGCGCCAGCGCCAGGAACTCAATGCTGCAGATGAAGTGGAGCGCATCGCCGAGTACTTCGAAGGCTTGGCGGCGGATAGGGATATCAGCATTCGCGCTGAAGGTGACGGGGTGATCTGGGCGGAGCCGATGTTATTGCGCAGGGCCCTGGCGAACCTGTGTGCCAACGCCATCAAATATGGGGCGCCGAGCACTGAGCTGGTGATACAGGCGACTCCCAATAACGACGGCATTCATCTGAGCGTCAGCAACCACGGCGAGACCATCGCTGCCGAGCATCTGCCGCGACTGTTCGAACGTTTTTACCGGGTGGATGAATCACGAGAACGGTCAGCGCAATCCAACGGGCTGGGCTTGTCGATTGTGGCGACCATCATGCAGTTGCATAACGGGCAATACAGCGTGAGCAGTGAGGCAGGGGTGACGTGTTTTGATTTGTTCTTTCCGAAGCGGGAAGACTGA
- the pcp gene encoding pyroglutamyl-peptidase I — translation MQTVLLTGFEPFDKDLVNPSWEAVRLLDGVQLEAGVQIVARQLPCAFATAGECLTRLVDELHPAMVIATGLGPGRSDISIERVAINVNDARIPDNLGEQPVDTAVIVDGPVAYFTTLPIKAMVKAVREAGVAASVSQTAGTFVCNQVFYLLQHALAGSQVRSGFIHVPFLPEQVTGSQRPSMELGKMVTGLQAALLTAWQTPVDVAEVGGQVS, via the coding sequence ATGCAAACCGTATTGCTGACGGGCTTTGAGCCCTTTGATAAAGACTTGGTTAATCCGTCCTGGGAGGCCGTGCGCCTATTGGACGGCGTGCAACTGGAGGCCGGTGTGCAGATTGTTGCCCGTCAATTGCCTTGCGCATTTGCCACTGCGGGTGAGTGCCTGACCCGGCTTGTCGACGAATTGCACCCGGCGATGGTGATCGCTACAGGGCTGGGGCCGGGTCGTAGCGATATCTCCATCGAGCGGGTGGCGATCAATGTCAACGATGCGCGTATCCCCGATAACCTGGGCGAGCAGCCTGTCGATACGGCGGTCATCGTTGATGGCCCAGTTGCCTACTTCACGACGCTGCCGATCAAGGCAATGGTCAAGGCCGTGCGTGAAGCGGGAGTCGCGGCCTCCGTTTCGCAGACGGCGGGGACCTTTGTGTGTAACCAGGTGTTTTATCTATTGCAGCATGCTCTCGCTGGGTCGCAAGTGCGCAGTGGTTTCATTCATGTACCTTTTCTGCCGGAGCAGGTGACGGGATCGCAGCGGCCTTCAATGGAGCTGGGTAAAATGGTCACGGGATTGCAGGCAGCTTTACTGACGGCGTGGCAAACACCTGTGGATGTAGCGGAAGTGGGTGGGCAGGTCAGCTGA
- a CDS encoding DUF979 domain-containing protein → MIISIQYLYWLAGVLLLITAGMILMDRSHPKRWSSALFWLLFAIPFLIGERLPSVAIGAGVVVMALIAGMGGVGRGKHVELHDKASRASAGRLGHKLFIPALAIPLTTVIGSVLLKHTEIGGVPLLDPKNTTFVSLGIGCLIALGLACWLTRDTPVQALRESRRLTEALGWAMVLPQMLAMLGLLFNEAGVGTAVAHVTTTYINLDFKLVAVMVYVLGMALFTVIMGNGFAAFPVMTGGVGVPVLVGIYGGNPAVMAAIGMFSGYCGTLMTPMAANFNIVPAALLELPDKNAVIKAQLPTALMMLVVNIVLLYLLM, encoded by the coding sequence ATGATCATTTCCATTCAATACCTGTACTGGCTCGCGGGGGTTCTGCTGCTCATTACTGCGGGCATGATTCTGATGGACCGGAGCCATCCCAAGCGTTGGTCCAGTGCGTTGTTCTGGCTGTTGTTCGCTATTCCGTTCCTGATCGGCGAGCGCCTGCCGTCGGTGGCCATCGGCGCTGGCGTCGTGGTGATGGCATTGATTGCCGGCATGGGCGGAGTCGGCCGTGGCAAGCATGTCGAGCTGCATGACAAGGCCTCTCGCGCCAGTGCCGGTCGCCTGGGCCACAAGCTGTTCATTCCTGCGCTCGCCATCCCACTGACCACGGTCATTGGCTCGGTGCTGCTCAAGCACACCGAGATTGGCGGCGTGCCACTGCTGGATCCGAAAAACACCACCTTCGTTTCCCTCGGTATCGGCTGCTTGATCGCACTTGGCCTGGCCTGCTGGCTCACCCGTGATACGCCGGTGCAAGCCTTGCGCGAATCCCGCCGTCTCACTGAAGCCCTTGGCTGGGCGATGGTTCTTCCGCAAATGCTGGCGATGCTCGGCTTGCTGTTTAATGAGGCCGGGGTCGGTACGGCTGTTGCGCATGTCACCACCACCTACATCAACCTCGATTTCAAGTTGGTGGCAGTGATGGTCTATGTATTGGGCATGGCTTTGTTTACGGTGATCATGGGTAATGGTTTTGCGGCATTCCCAGTGATGACGGGCGGTGTCGGCGTGCCGGTGCTTGTGGGTATCTACGGCGGGAATCCAGCGGTGATGGCGGCGATTGGCATGTTCTCCGGCTACTGCGGCACATTGATGACGCCGATGGCCGCCAACTTCAATATTGTGCCTGCTGCGTTGCTGGAGCTGCCGGACAAGAACGCGGTGATCAAGGCGCAACTGCCCACGGCGTTGATGATGTTGGTGGTCAATATTGTGCTGCTCTACCTGTTGATGTGA
- a CDS encoding DUF969 domain-containing protein: protein MQTVVNLWPLIGVLVIVVGFVLRFNPLLVVTAAAIATGLAAHFPLEKILATMGDGFLQTRALQLILLLPLAVIGLLERHGLRLHAQNWIARFERATVGRLLIIYLFVRESTAAMGLTSLGGHPQMVRPLLAPMAEGAAEKRYGKLPDKLRHKVLAMCAATDNVGLFFGEDIFVAFGAIALMHTFLLGSGIDVEPLHIAVWGIPTAICAFVIHAIRLHRFDRRLTREMTPAATPVEAAQ from the coding sequence ATGCAAACTGTTGTGAACTTATGGCCGTTGATCGGCGTACTTGTGATCGTGGTTGGCTTTGTCTTGCGCTTCAACCCGCTGTTGGTGGTCACCGCCGCCGCTATCGCCACCGGGCTTGCTGCCCACTTTCCGCTGGAGAAAATCCTCGCGACCATGGGCGATGGCTTCCTTCAAACCCGTGCCTTGCAATTAATTCTGTTGTTACCCCTGGCGGTCATTGGCCTGCTGGAGCGTCATGGGCTGCGCCTGCATGCACAAAACTGGATTGCACGGTTCGAGCGCGCCACGGTCGGGCGGTTGTTGATCATCTATCTGTTTGTACGCGAATCCACCGCCGCCATGGGGTTGACCAGCCTGGGTGGGCACCCACAGATGGTGCGTCCGCTGCTCGCACCGATGGCCGAAGGCGCGGCGGAAAAACGCTACGGCAAGCTGCCGGACAAATTACGTCACAAGGTGTTGGCCATGTGCGCCGCGACGGATAACGTCGGACTGTTTTTTGGTGAAGACATTTTCGTCGCCTTTGGCGCAATCGCATTGATGCACACTTTCCTGCTCGGCTCGGGAATTGATGTGGAGCCGCTGCATATTGCGGTGTGGGGCATTCCTACGGCGATCTGTGCCTTTGTTATTCATGCGATCCGTCTGCACCGGTTTGATCGAAGGCTTACCCGTGAGATGACGCCTGCCGCTACGCCAGTGGAGGCCGCGCAATGA
- a CDS encoding NAD(P)/FAD-dependent oxidoreductase, translating into MANTPYPQSYYAASANAVPPRPVLQGEVETDVCVIGAGYTGLSSALFLLENGFRVTVLEAAKVGFGASGRNGGQIVNSYSRDIDVIERSVGPKQAQLLGEMAFEGGRIIRERVAKYQIQCDLKDGGVFAALNSKHMGHLESQKRLWERYGHTQLELLDERRIREVVACDNYVGGLLDMSGGHIHPLNLALGEAAAVESLGGTIYEQSAAVRIERGANPVVHTAEGKVRAKFVIVAGNAYLGNLVPELAAKSMPCGTQVITTAPLGDDLAKTLLPQDYCVEDCNYLLDYYRLTSDKRLIFGGGVVYGARDPANIEAIIRPKMLKAFPQLKDVKIDYAWTGNFLLTLSRLPQVGRLGDNIYYSQGCSGHGVTYTHLAGKVLAEALRGQAERFDAFADLPHYPFPGGQLLRTPFAAMGAWYYGLRDKLGF; encoded by the coding sequence ATGGCGAACACCCCCTACCCCCAGTCGTATTACGCCGCGTCCGCGAATGCCGTTCCACCTCGCCCGGTGCTGCAAGGTGAGGTCGAAACCGATGTATGCGTGATTGGTGCCGGCTACACCGGCCTCTCCAGCGCGCTGTTCCTGCTGGAGAACGGTTTTCGCGTGACGGTGCTGGAAGCCGCCAAGGTGGGGTTTGGCGCCTCGGGCCGCAACGGTGGGCAGATCGTCAACAGCTACAGCCGTGATATCGATGTGATCGAGCGCAGCGTCGGGCCCAAACAGGCACAACTGCTGGGAGAGATGGCGTTCGAAGGCGGCAGGATCATCCGCGAGCGCGTCGCCAAGTACCAGATCCAGTGCGACCTGAAGGACGGCGGTGTATTCGCCGCGCTCAACAGCAAGCACATGGGCCACCTGGAGTCGCAGAAGCGCCTGTGGGAGCGCTACGGTCATACGCAGCTGGAGTTGCTGGACGAGCGCCGTATCCGCGAAGTGGTTGCCTGCGACAACTATGTGGGCGGTTTGCTGGACATGAGCGGCGGCCACATCCACCCGCTCAACCTGGCACTCGGCGAAGCGGCGGCCGTGGAATCTTTGGGCGGCACAATCTACGAGCAATCGGCAGCCGTGCGAATCGAGCGCGGCGCCAACCCAGTGGTGCATACCGCCGAGGGCAAGGTCAGGGCCAAGTTCGTTATCGTCGCGGGCAATGCCTACCTGGGCAACCTGGTGCCGGAGCTGGCAGCCAAGTCGATGCCCTGTGGCACGCAAGTGATCACCACAGCGCCTCTGGGTGACGATCTCGCAAAGACGCTGCTGCCGCAGGATTACTGCGTCGAAGACTGTAACTATTTGCTCGACTACTATCGACTCACCAGCGACAAGCGCCTGATCTTTGGTGGTGGCGTGGTGTATGGCGCGCGTGACCCGGCGAACATCGAGGCGATCATCCGTCCGAAGATGCTCAAGGCGTTCCCGCAGCTCAAGGACGTGAAGATCGACTACGCCTGGACCGGTAATTTCCTGCTGACCCTGTCTCGCCTGCCGCAGGTGGGACGCTTGGGCGATAACATCTACTACTCACAAGGCTGCAGTGGCCATGGCGTGACGTATACGCACCTGGCCGGCAAGGTACTGGCGGAGGCACTCAGAGGCCAGGCAGAGCGTTTTGACGCGTTTGCCGACCTGCCGCACTACCCGTTCCCGGGCGGGCAACTGTTGCGCACGCCGTTCGCGGCAATGGGCGCCTGGTACTACGGGCTACGGGACAAGCTGGGTTTCTGA
- a CDS encoding SDR family oxidoreductase, whose protein sequence is MEAAAASNGRVALVTGAARGIGLGIAAWLISEGWQVVLTDLDRERGSKVSKVLGDNAWFISMDVADEKQVAQGVAEVLGQFGRLDALVCNAAVADPRNITLESLDLAYWNRVLAVNLSGPMLLAKHCAPYLRAHGGAIVNLASTRARQSEPDTEAYAASKGGLLALTHALAMSLGPEVRVNAVSPGWIDARDPAARRAEPLSDADHAQHPAGRVGTVEDVAAMVAWLLSRQAGFVTGQEFVVDGGMSKKMIYSE, encoded by the coding sequence ATGGAAGCTGCGGCAGCCAGTAACGGGCGTGTCGCGCTGGTGACGGGCGCCGCGCGGGGCATTGGCCTTGGGATTGCCGCGTGGTTGATCAGCGAAGGCTGGCAGGTAGTGTTGACCGACCTGGACCGTGAGCGCGGCTCCAAGGTGTCCAAGGTGCTGGGTGATAACGCCTGGTTTATCAGCATGGACGTGGCCGACGAAAAGCAGGTGGCCCAAGGTGTTGCCGAGGTATTGGGGCAGTTTGGGCGCCTGGACGCATTGGTCTGCAATGCGGCGGTGGCTGACCCGCGCAATATCACCCTGGAAAGCCTCGACCTGGCGTACTGGAATCGAGTGCTTGCGGTGAATCTCAGTGGGCCGATGTTGCTGGCCAAGCACTGTGCGCCTTACCTGCGCGCCCATGGCGGTGCCATCGTCAACCTGGCATCCACCCGGGCTCGCCAGTCTGAGCCGGACACCGAAGCCTACGCGGCGAGCAAGGGTGGCCTGCTGGCCCTTACGCACGCCCTGGCAATGAGCTTGGGCCCGGAAGTGCGGGTCAATGCGGTCAGCCCTGGCTGGATCGATGCGCGTGATCCGGCTGCGCGTCGCGCCGAGCCGTTGAGTGACGCTGATCATGCGCAACATCCGGCGGGCAGGGTAGGCACTGTAGAAGACGTGGCGGCGATGGTGGCGTGGCTGCTGTCGCGCCAGGCGGGGTTTGTCACCGGGCAAGAGTTTGTCGTGGACGGTGGCATGAGCAAGAAGATGATTTACAGCGAGTAG
- a CDS encoding O-succinylhomoserine sulfhydrylase: MSQEWDAGRLDSDLDGVAFDTLAVRAGQHRTPEAEHGDPMFFTSSYVFRTAADAAARFAGEVPGNVYSRYTNPTVRAFEERLAALEGAEQAVATATGMAAILAVVMSLCSAGDHVLVSRSVFGSTISLFEKYFKRFGIEVDYVPLADLSGWDAAIKANTKLLFVESPSNPLAELVDIAALSEVAHAKGAMLVVDNCFCTPALQQPLKLGADIVVHSATKFIDGQGRCMGGVVAGRSEQMKEVVGFLRTAGPTLSPFNAWIFLKGLETLNLRMKAHCANAQALAEWLEQQDGIEKVHYAGLKSHPQHELAQRQQRGFGAVVSFEVKGGKEGAWRFIDATRLISITANLGDSKTTITHPSTTSHGRLAPQEREAAGIRDSLIRIAVGLEDVADLQADLARGLAAL, translated from the coding sequence ATGAGTCAGGAATGGGATGCCGGTCGGTTGGACAGCGACCTCGATGGCGTAGCTTTCGATACCCTGGCTGTGCGCGCCGGCCAGCACCGCACCCCGGAAGCTGAGCACGGTGACCCGATGTTCTTCACCTCCAGCTATGTGTTCCGCACGGCGGCCGATGCTGCTGCGCGCTTTGCTGGCGAAGTGCCGGGCAACGTGTATTCGCGTTATACCAACCCGACCGTGCGCGCGTTCGAAGAGCGTCTCGCGGCACTGGAAGGCGCTGAGCAGGCGGTGGCCACGGCCACTGGCATGGCGGCGATCCTGGCGGTGGTGATGAGCCTATGCAGTGCCGGCGACCATGTGCTGGTATCGCGCAGTGTGTTCGGTTCGACCATCAGCCTGTTCGAGAAGTACTTCAAGCGCTTCGGCATCGAAGTGGACTACGTGCCCCTGGCGGATCTTTCCGGTTGGGATGCGGCGATCAAGGCCAACACCAAGTTGCTGTTCGTCGAGTCGCCGTCCAATCCATTGGCCGAGCTGGTGGATATCGCTGCGTTGTCCGAAGTGGCGCATGCCAAGGGCGCGATGCTGGTCGTAGACAACTGCTTCTGCACCCCGGCGCTGCAGCAGCCGTTGAAGCTGGGTGCGGACATTGTCGTGCACTCGGCGACCAAGTTCATCGACGGCCAAGGTCGTTGCATGGGTGGCGTGGTCGCGGGTCGCAGCGAGCAGATGAAAGAAGTCGTCGGCTTCCTGCGCACGGCTGGCCCGACCTTGAGCCCGTTCAACGCGTGGATCTTCCTCAAGGGGCTTGAGACCCTCAACCTGCGGATGAAGGCCCACTGCGCCAACGCCCAGGCTTTGGCCGAGTGGCTGGAGCAGCAGGACGGTATCGAAAAGGTGCATTACGCCGGTCTCAAGAGCCACCCGCAACACGAGTTGGCCCAGCGTCAGCAGCGTGGTTTCGGGGCGGTGGTGAGCTTTGAGGTGAAGGGTGGCAAAGAGGGCGCATGGCGCTTTATCGATGCGACCCGTCTGATCTCCATCACTGCCAACCTGGGTGACAGCAAGACCACCATTACTCATCCGAGCACCACTTCCCATGGTCGTCTGGCACCGCAGGAGCGTGAAGCGGCTGGTATCCGTGACAGCCTGATCCGCATTGCGGTCGGCCTGGAAGATGTTGCTGACTTGCAAGCTGACCTGGCTCGCGGGCTGGCGGCCTTGTGA